Genomic window (ANME-2 cluster archaeon):
CAACATCTAATATCGTGTCGCGATGTATCCCAGTTATGCGTTCAATGGCTCTTATTCCATTTTTTTCTACCAGTAATTTGCAGATCAAGATTATCTGGTCCTGTGATAACTTGCGATTGTAAAAAATAGTGTTTTTGGTCTCTACGAAGACACCACCGCATGTTTTGCACTTAAACCGCTGTTTGCCATTTTTGTCGTGCCCGTATTTGACTATGTTGGCTGTGTCTCTCTTGCTGTAGTCATTGCAATTTTTGTTCGAGCAAAATTCATTTTTCAGGTCTATTTTTAATTTGTTTTTTGCCATAGTTGACAAATATGCATTCCACTTCATGTGTCATCGGTTTAGAGTAATATTGTGATAGAACACGGATTTTACAGATGACACGGATGCGCGCGGATACGAAAATAAATCCGTGAAAATCCGTCTAATCCGTGTCATCTGTGATCTATTCAAACTAAATTGGTCAAGCATAAAAAATCATTGGTTATTTGGAAAAAATACATATCGAGCCAGTCAAACTCCTTAACCGATGACTAATGCATTCCACTTATATATCAACTGCGTTGCCGGACATGACCGAATAATCTTACAATTCCAGGGCTTACAGCTATTCTATAATTGTTCTGTAAAATCGTAATTAAGAGGTCATTTGTAGCGTAGATCAAAGGAACTGAACTTGCCGGCAGGCTCTTCCCATTCTTCTTCCACGTTCCTGACATCTGCAAAGGGTGGTCCCATATGGCACCACTGTATCATCTCATGAACCCGTTGAGGAATTCCCTCAAATACAGCTTCAACGTTCCCATCAGGAAGGTTCATTACCCAACCTTTTAATCCCAGTTCTACTGCCTTTTTCATAGTATTGTGCCTGAAAAACACTCCCTGCACTCTTCCTGAGATAATAAGATGCACCCTGATATCGCTCATGACGTAAACCTTTAGAATTTTAACTGGATATATGTATAATTAACCTCTTATTTTATATAGTATTACTATGCACAACTTCAAGGAAGATGAATAAAGAGATATTGATAAACCAGGTCATAGGCATACTGGAACAAAGCGGATTCAATGTTTCAGAACGCTGCAATATCAGGCCAAGAAGCTTTGACATCGCTGCAAGGCGCAATGAACGGCTATTATTGATAAAAGTACTTTCCAACATCGACGGTCTTAAAGAGGATACTGCACAAGAGATGATGTACCTTGCAGAATACCTGGAGGGGTCTGTGCTTTTGGTTGGGGAGAAGACCAGGGATCAACCACTTGAACCCACTGTCGTATATTATAGATATGGTATTCCATCTGTTAATATCGATACAATATTTGATTATTTTATAGAAGAACTGCCGCCTGTGGTATATGCAGCACCTGGGGGGCTGTATGTGAGTGTGGATGGTAGTGTGCTGCGTGAACAGCGAATACGCAAACAACTTTCAATTGGAGCCATGGCTTCAGACCTTGGTTTATCCAGGCGTACCATAAGTAAATATGAAGAAGAAGGTATGGATATGTCTGTTGATATGGTGATTAAGATCGAAGAAATGTTCAATACCGGAATTGCCCTTGCTATTGATTTTCTAAATGTAAAAAATACAAATGTGAAGTCCAGGAGCCATCCGGTTGAAAAGGA
Coding sequences:
- a CDS encoding acylphosphatase, translating into MSDIRVHLIISGRVQGVFFRHNTMKKAVELGLKGWVMNLPDGNVEAVFEGIPQRVHEMIQWCHMGPPFADVRNVEEEWEEPAGKFSSFDLRYK
- a CDS encoding transcriptional regulator; this translates as MNKEILINQVIGILEQSGFNVSERCNIRPRSFDIAARRNERLLLIKVLSNIDGLKEDTAQEMMYLAEYLEGSVLLVGEKTRDQPLEPTVVYYRYGIPSVNIDTIFDYFIEELPPVVYAAPGGLYVSVDGSVLREQRIRKQLSIGAMASDLGLSRRTISKYEEEGMDMSVDMVIKIEEMFNTGIALAIDFLNVKNTNVKSRSHPVEKEPGTIIKSILSNLGIDVIPISQAPFSAVSFEHRESIDQDNVSKILTGFSEYSGAMMKRAKLMSSISEVTNTHSMVIVNGYCRSEMIENTVLVEKKKLDTMDDFLDLMTFISEKVKKT